From Bicyclus anynana chromosome 11, ilBicAnyn1.1, whole genome shotgun sequence:
GCCTTTCAGCTGTTCTCAGTGTGGAAAGTCTTTTGCAACTCGGTAAGTTGCTGGTTTGATAAAATAAGATATGCAAATATTTGGAAACATTAGTAAAATTgcattattgaataaaaattctaaattgattGTTACAGAAAAATACTCCTCTGTCACGAGCGCAAGGTCCACAAGCGACCCTGCATGAGGATCGGCACCACGCCCAGCTACATCACGGCTCAGGAGCACTCTCAGAAACTATTACAACAATCATAGAATTAAATATATGCACTTTAGACCACTTTactactttacttttatttcattCAGATTTTTACTACacctaattaaattacaaattttatcaAGTCTCCTTGCAAATCTAAGAAAGTTCTTTTGAgcagttttaaagattttaactttttattttaaagaatatttgccgtaattactttttataatttgacCAGTACtccaattcccctccaacttgTCAGGAAAAACTATTGGGGTGTGACAgtgtgggtatgacaatagtccgGCGAGCAGGAGACCAACCACCACTAGGTGAAGTTTTAGTTAACAATTTATAGCCCAGAGtagggaagttggtggtgtaacTCCCGAGTGCCTCAGAGAGTATATTAAGCCCTTAGTTGGTGCACAACTTATCTTGAGATGGGGGAAAGAGACGTCAACTAATAGctgcaaaatcaaaattatcccaACAAAAGAGATAAATATTTACCCCGCGAGTATAAgggtaatatattttgttacatcaAGCGTAAGGTGGCTGAAATTAACCCATATAGATCAATAGACATTTTAATATGTTCATTATGTTTTAATTCACTAACAACATGAAACAAACAAGACCAAACTTGTAACTTATACTTTTCTGGTGCCATAAACCACTTTGTACCGTTCTTTCCAGTATAATATGGTTTGTTACCTTTGCTTTCACATTCTTCGGATATTACTCTGTgcagttacaaaaaatatgggCCGCACAACTTGATACACAACAGTTATTACCAAGTAACATCTACACTGCTCATAGGTAgggctataatattattattctgcTGAAAAATAGCCTAATTGTCATTACTTATCAAAAACAGGTGAATGGTGATTAATTATTGGAACATTTTCTTAAGATTAAACTCTGATTTCAAGgtttattctaataaaatttactaattttaacTTGTATGGGAATTTGAAAAGACAAACACAagtgatttttataatttttatttacttacaaactGTCACATCACTTCTTGGCGGCCGCCCCGACCTTCGACTTCTTGGTGCCGCGCACCTTCTTCATTCTGTTCTTGCGCTCCTTGCGCTGCTTGCGCGTGGGCCTCTTCTTCTCGTACAAGCCGTGGCGGGCGAGCCTGTGTTTGGGTTCGAACTTCTTAGCTAGATCCAGGGTATCGTATATTAAACCGAATCCGGTCGATTTGCCACCACCGAAGTTCGTTTTGAATCCGAACACGAAAACTACGTCAGGTGTCACTTTGTACATCTTGGCGAGCTTCTCACGGATCTCTGTTTTGCTGACAGTGGGTTTGCCCGGGTGCAGCACATCGCAGACCATCTGCTTGCGCGCCAACAACCTGTAATAAACACAAACTTTTTCACATAACCTGTCATGGTTAGCCATGTTTCATTTCCGTATCACAACATGTTTCTCGTTCAAAACTAATATTCTGAACTTTTACCTGTTGGTCATGAATTTGCGAGTGCGAATAGTCGCTGTTCCTTCActcattttgtattattttggaGATTTCGGCGTAAAATACGCACGTGTCTCACAACTCCACAAGTccacaaagaaaaagaaaaaaatgttgtaaGTGTTGCCACTTGCCAGAATGCCAGTTGCCACCACAGATTAGATATAAGTTACTTGTTGCCACAGCCATGAGTAGTTATGTTTTGAACCGTTATATTGATACAGACCACTGACAAAATAATTGTCAAtcgtttttgagggggacgaggcatagaggaattagaaaatggagatacatcgcactcaaattcacgaacaaaattgtctgtcgtttttttgagggggacgaggtaaactcacacatcaaaaatatttaacaccattaaaaatattctatgtccatacactacacacaactataaatttgactcgcaatacaacACGCGTATTGTTACACAGACTAACAgtcacattgcttagactattcacagattaaatacatagaatattcgattactgatcgatgtttggctgtttcgtcaaaagaatcgattctttttataaattgtttttattacaaatttgataaaattaaggtttaaatactttcaaatgaaacgttactccgtcttttactaaactacaagtttttggccgttttttatgccatttaactacacaacccggcatttttagggagctctttacacgacaaaaacgattacaacaatgaaacatcgattctatagcaatactttttttaaacgcgttagatcatagatttttgatctaaATGTGTAACGAGTTTATGCGATGATTTTGTTAGTCTGTGCAAAAATTATTCGTGGATGTATTGCgatcaaaggacatgtcccaaaataggcctttattattaaaaatttattagcAGTTAGGTCGTATTTTTTatggatagaagatacaaattggtgttgagaaaaaaaaatcataatttttgaaatccgcattaattagataaatattttttttgtttcgtacccttgtctataaattaaacatagacaatactgtaaaagtgttcaaaacagccaataaaacacctggaattgaattcatatccatTGTacgctgtcaatgtcatgtaatattgtcaaatgtcaatatgacacaagttaaaaaaaaacattaaatcgtagacagagaagcattatacaaaaaaatccataaattgctttaaaaacgccttaAACGAAC
This genomic window contains:
- the LOC112051947 gene encoding 40S ribosomal protein S24, with translation MSEGTATIRTRKFMTNRLLARKQMVCDVLHPGKPTVSKTEIREKLAKMYKVTPDVVFVFGFKTNFGGGKSTGFGLIYDTLDLAKKFEPKHRLARHGLYEKKRPTRKQRKERKNRMKKVRGTKKSKVGAAAKK